Proteins from a genomic interval of Polaribacter sejongensis:
- the rpsL gene encoding 30S ribosomal protein S12 — MPTIQQLVRKGRTKITKKSKSAALSSCPQRRGVCTRVYTTTPKKPNSAMRKVARVRLTNGNEINAYIPGEGHNLQEHSIVLVRGGRVKDLPGVKYHVVRGALDTAGVEGRTQRRSKYGAKRPKK, encoded by the coding sequence ATGCCAACTATTCAACAATTAGTTCGTAAAGGAAGAACCAAAATAACTAAGAAGAGTAAATCGGCTGCTTTGTCGTCTTGTCCTCAAAGACGTGGAGTGTGTACTCGTGTTTATACTACAACACCAAAGAAACCTAATTCAGCAATGCGTAAAGTTGCCAGAGTTAGATTGACAAATGGTAATGAGATAAACGCATACATCCCAGGTGAAGGACATAACTTACAAGAGCACTCGATAGTATTAGTTAGAGGTGGAAGGGTAAAAGATTTACCAGGTGTTAAATATCACGTAGTACGTGGTGCATTAGATACAGCGGGAGTTGAGGGTAGAACCCAGAGACGTTCGAAGTATGGTGCAAAACGCCCAAAGAAGTAA